The nucleotide window GGGGATGGCCAGCAATGGCAGGTATTTATAGCCATACATGAACGATTCTTTGACCACCGGGGCAACGACGACGCGCGGTGAGGTGGCGTATGTACCGTCGGCCTGCTCGCGGAAGTAGATATTCCCCGGCAATGCAACGTTGCCCCCCGGTGCACGGGGTGCCGCGCTGATGATTTGCTGGGACTGGTAGGCCGGCAAGGTAGGCACATCGACGCCCAGGTTCTGCATGAACAGCCTGGACCAGGCGCCACCTGCCACGACCACGCGAGAAGTGCTGATGGCACCCTTCTCGGTCACCACATCGGAAATGACGCCTGCCTGGGTTTCCAGGCCCCTTGCGGCGCAGTGGGTGTAGATGCGCACACCCATTTTCTTGGCGTACTCCGCCATGACAAACGATGCGCGCTCGGCGTCCAGGCTACCGGAGTCTTCCTCGAAACCTGCAATTTTCCAGCTCGATGATGCACCGCGCAGCCGCTGTTCGAGTTCATTCCCCTGAATGATCCGAGTCTTGAAGGGGTTGTCCGCTGCTACTTCCCGGCTTTTGACATCAATCCACTTTCTGACGCTTTCCAGGTCTTCTTCATCGAAAGGAACTTCGACCCGGCCCTGTGTGCGATAGCTGGTATCTGCACCCACTTTGGCATTCATCTCGCGCCACCGTTGTTTCGCAAGATGGTGCAACTGGAACGTCGCGTCAGGCATCTTGTAGGTCATGACCTGACCATAGAACCTGCATGACTGCTCGCCGGCAATATCCCCTTTTTCAACGACGACTACCGAGAGGCCACGTTCGACAAGATTGATCGCGGTCATGAGCCCCAGAATACCAGCGCCAACAACTACCACGTCTGCCTGCTTGGGAAGTGCACCTTCGGTGCCTTCTACAAAACCAAACCGCGGCTTGCCGGGGATCAACCGGCCTTCGCGGGTCAGCAAGGGGGTCAGAATGCCTGCGCCACCTGCAATAGCCACGACGCCGCCGCCGATCAAAAATTTACGCCTCGTCATTCCCATGACACTTTCCTTTCCTGGTAATCGGTGTGGGTTCATCAGCTCAGGCGGCGAGCCACCTACCTGGCCGCCAGCCGCCGCGGTCAACTTTCGGCCACCGCGTCAGGCTGATGCTTAAAATTGAAGGGCGGCTATTTTGTTGATGACCCGCTTCGGGAAAAAGCGCTGTGGGCAAATACTTAGTTCAGCCATTTTGAAACTATCGCGCAGGGGACATAAATAGTTGATATGGCGACATTCAACACTCGAAAGAGGCAAGTTAGTTCGAGCGAAGATGCTGGCTTAGTTTCGAAAGTGCACGGAGGCAACAAGCGCTGAGAATTCAGTAACTGTGTGGGTGTATAGCGTTATGTGGCGCCATTGAGCGCAACCTGGGGTCAATTTTTCGTGCATCCGCCCTTGGCTCAGGCGCTCCTCACGCCGAGATCTTCAGCAAACCGAAGCAGGTAGCCGTCCGGGTCTTGCACCAGGAAATTGCGCTGGCCGACCAGCATGCCGCCCTGGCGGTACCAACACTCTTCAATCGGCTTTCTGATGCTATGCCCTGCAACCCCCAGCGACGCGACCAAGGACAGTGCATCAGCGCATTCGATCGACAGGTTGATGCCTCGACCATACGGCGGCTCCAGCGGGCCGACCCGCCAGGGTGACTCACTCTGCCAGTCCTGCTCCAGCATCAGCTGGCTGCCACCAAAAGACAGGAAGGCAAAATGCTCTTCTGGCCGGTCGTATTCAATCTTGAAGCCGAGTACGCCGCAGTAAAATGCCAGGCTGCGGGGTAGATCAGAAACAATCAGCTCCGGCACCAGAGGATTTAGCTTAAACAATGTTCTGATTCCTTTCAGGGTAAGTCGACTGGCAACTATGAACAGGTCGCCCTGAAAAAGGTAGCTTGTCAGTGGGGTCGCCCAATGCAGCTCACACCCATCAGATCCGCCCGAAAAAAATCCCCCCACTTTGACGCCGCCCCAATGGCTCTGGGACCTGTAGCCATACCTGCATTCTATTGGCCGCCGTCATGACTAACACTTAAGCTGTCATTCGTCGGATATATGCCGAAAGTATTGCTAGCGTAATGGCACTTAGCCATAGTTGCGCTCCCATTTCTCCACACCCTGTGTGACACATGAAAACAATCGCGCCCTGCATGGCGGCAATGATGCTGCTCAGTGGGTGCAATGGAGTGCCAACGTCGTACGTTTCAGACCCCGTCTACAGCCAGGCTTTCGTGGTCACTTCCGGTGCACCGCTGCCGATGTTGCTGATGGCCAGCGCCATCCAGTGGAACGAGGATTACGCTGTAACCGCCAAACACACCCCCTTCCTGCGCAACGTGGTCCACGAGGGCCTCGGTGACGTAGTGTTCTTCAAGCACAAGGCCAGCAGCGTGCCGCACTGGCGCCAGTACGTGCCTGGGGAAGCCGTGACGGCGGTGGGTTTCAACAGTTTCATGATGCCGATGCAGGGCAAGGGCCATGCCCTGCCGTCACTGGTACGGCTTGAAGGTACGCCTGGCAGCGTCTTCTACTCAGTGCATGACGGCCCGATCACCAAGGGCATGTCGGGTGGGCCTGTGTTTGCCGATGATGGCAAGGTGGTGGGCATCAACGTGGCCATCATTCCCACCAGCGAGATCGACGCCGGCAAGCGCCCGGACCTGGCCGGCAAGGACCGCATCAGCGTGTTCATGTCGTTCAGCGAAATCGACAAGGAATGGCGGCGTTACCAGTACCTGCTGGCGCACAAGGCCAAGCCCCAGGCACCGGCTTCGGTCAAAGGCTACGTGGCGGTGGCCGCCAAGCCGTGAATCGGGGCGCGGTATTGGATGGAAAGCGGCCTATGATGTGAGGCTGATGGCCTCTTCGCGGGTAAACCCGCTCCCACAGGGCCTGCACAGGATTTGAGCTTTGTGCAGTACCCGCGAAGAGGCCGTGCCAACCAACGCGAGAAGGACCTGCCATGCACCTGACCCACCGCCCCATCCGGCCCGAGGACATCCCCGTCATCTGCAGCTTCCCGCAGAACCCGGACGAACTGTTCTACATGTTCCCCAAAGCCACCTACCCCCTCACCCCCAACCAGCTGAGCGACGCCATAGCCCAACGCAGCGGCTCCACGGTAGTGGAAGGTAACGGCGCTGTCCTGGCCTTCGCCAATTTCTACAAAGCCGAACATGGCGGCGTATGTGCCCTGGGCAACGTAGTGGTGGCCCCCAGCGCCCGCTGCTTTGGTGTAGCGCGTTATCTGGTAGCGGCAATGATCGACCTCGCCCGCCAGCAGTACAGCGCCCGGGAGGTCTGGGTGTCATGCTTCAATCACAACACCGCCGGCCTGCTGCTTTATCCACAGCTGGGCTTCACACCGTTCGGCATCGAGGAGCGGCAGGCGTGGGACGGCACGCGGGTAGCGTTGGTGCAGATGAAGCAAATAGTGACTTAACCGAGCTGGATCAGCGGGTCATTGCCTGTGGCTGAACGAGAAGGTCCACCCCCAGAGCACGAATGACCCTCAATACCGTGTCAAAACGAGGCTTCGCGCCAGGGCTCAGCGCCTTGTACAGGCTTTCTCTACCCAGCCCACTCTCCGTAGCAATATGTGTCATGCCCCGTGCACGAGCGATATGTCCAAGTGCTCGAATGATTTCCTCGGTATCGCCATCTGATAGCACCTGGCTAAGGTATTCACTGATTGCCTCATCGCTGCTCAACAAGGCTGCCATATCAAACGGGATCAATTTTTCGCTCATTTCATCTCCTTCAGCAGCTTTCTGGCTTTGAGGATGTCGGCGGCCTGGGTGGACTTGTCGCCGCCGACCAGCAGTAAAACCAACCTCTCCCCCTTTTGCGTGAAATAGACGCGATAACCGGCAGCTACGTCGATGCGAAGCTCACCAATATCGCCTCCAAGCCACTTGAAGTCACCAAGATTGCCCCCCGCTGCTCGCTCCAGCCTACGACCTATCGCCAGCCTGGCCCTCAAATCTCTCAAGCTCGATAGGCAAGCGGCAAAGCTTTCCGTCTGTTCAACGAGAAACATCAAGTGGTCACCCAATCGTATCCTTATGGATACACCAATTCAAGGATTGAAGCGACCCACTCTGTCGTTTTTGAGCTGAATCAGGAATTCAGGCACATCTGACAGGCTGGTAGGATTTTTCCCTTCGTTTCAGCTACAAAATCCCTTGCAACATTCAACCCTCGAACCTTCGACGAGCCTCGACGTCCGATCCTGCATCCCCTGCGTTTCGAGGTACCCCCGCGTGAAAGACATCATCACCCGCAAGTACCGCCTGGCCGTGAAGACCATCGGCTACATCGGCTGGTCGCTGTTTTGGCTGCTGATCTGGGATGTGCTGGTCACCATCGATTTCATGCTGTTCTTCAACAGCAAGTTCACCCTGCCGTTGATCCCATTGACCTTGCTGGGCTCGGCGCTGGTGGTGCTGGTGAGTTTTCGCAACAGTAGCGCCTACAACCGCTGGTGGGAGGCACGCACGTTGTGGGGGGCGCTGGTGAACGGGTCGCGCAGCTTCGCCCGGCAGACGCTGACCCTGATCGATGACCCGGATGATGGCCTGAACCCGGTCAAGGCCACCCTGCTGCGCAGGCATATCGCCTATGTGAACTGCCTGGCGGCGCACCTGAAGGGTGAACGCTGCCCGGACGAGCTGATGGCCTTCATCCCGCCTGCGGAGTTCGAACGGCGCAACCGCTCGAACAATTTCGCCAATGACATTCTCGGCGGCTCGGCAGCCTTGCTGGCGCGGGAATACCAGGCCGGGCGACTGGACAGCATTCGTCTGGCGCGACTGGAGTCGACGCTGGTAGACCTTTCTAACGCCCAGGGCGGCATGGAACGGATTGCCAATACGCCATTGCCCTACCCCTATGTGTATTTCCCACGGCTGTTCATCACCCTGTTCTGCCTGATCGTGCCGGTGGGGCTTGTGGAGTCGTTGGGCTGGTTCACGCCGCTGGCGTCGACGGTGGTAGGGTTCATGTTGCTGGCCATCGAGCGGATCGGGACTGATTTGCAGAGCCCGTTCAGGTTCAGCGAGCATCAGATCCAGATGGATACCATATGCGAGACGATCGAGCGTAACCTGGAGTCGATGCAGCGGGAGGCGCAGTGTGCCGAGGCTGTAAACGCCTGAGAGATGTCGGGGCTGCATTGCAGCCCGGGCTTTCCGTCAGGCCCGCACATAGCGCTGGCGCAACACGTCACTCAACACATCTACCAGCAACACCAGCACCAGCATCCCGATGATCACCGTGCTGGCCTGAGCCTCCTGGAACAGGCTCAAGGTGGTGTACAGCATCTGCCCCAAGCCACCCGCCCCGACAAACCCCAGCACGCTGGCCATGCGGATGTTGTTCTCCCAGCGGTACAAGCTGTAGGCCAGCAATTGCGGCCACAGATTGGGCAAGGTACCAAAGCAGAACGCCGCCACCTGGCTGCCGCCCTGCAGGCGGATAGCCGCTGCCGGCTCTGGCGGTGCGTTCTCCAGCGCCTCGGCAAACAACCGCCCCAGCACGCCAGCGGTATGCAGCGCCAAGGCCAGGGTACCCGCATTGGGGCCAAGGCCTGCCGCCAGCACCGTCAGCGCCGCCCACACCAGTTCAGGGATGGCCCGCAGTGCATTCAGCAATAACCGCGCCGCGCCCTGCAACGGCCAGCCGAAGCGCCCCGCCGCCGGCAGCGCCAGCAACATCCCCAGTACCATCGCCAACAAGGTGCCCAGGCCAGACATGGCAAGGGTCTCCAGCGCCCCACGCCATACTGCCTTCAGGTGATCGGCAGACAGGTCCGGGTGCAGGAAGCGCCCGGCATACTCACCCATCTGTCCCAGCCCGCCGTTGCCTACCAGTGCGCGCAGGTCCAGCTCCAGGTAAGCAAACGAGGCCACCACCGCCACCGCGATGGCGCCAAGCAGCAACAGGTTGATTGCGCGGTTCATGCCAGCCTCCAGCGCAGCAGGCGGCTGAGCAGGTCGGCCAGCATCACCAGCAGCAAGAACGTAAGCAGCATGCTCGCCACTTGCGCACCATCGAACATGCGCATCGACAGGTCGATCTGCTGGCCCAGCCCGCCAGCACCGACAAAGCCCATCACCACAGAAGCCCGCACCGCGCACTCCCAGCGGTACACGGTGTATGACACCACTTCCGATGCAGCATTGGGCAGGATGCCGTAGAGAAACGCCGCCAGCCGGCCACTGCCCGCCTGCAGCAAGGCATGGGCCGGGCGCTGGTCGACCGACTCGAAGATTTCGGCGTAGACCTTGCCGAGCATGCCGCTGTACGTGATGGCGATAGCCAGCACGCCCGCCGTTGGCCCCAGCCCCACGGCCCGTACAAACAGCAGCGCCCAGACAATTTCCGGCACGCTGCGCAGAAAAATCAGCAACCCGCGCACCGGCAGGCGCAGCAAGCGCGACCACAACCCGGCACGCCCGCCGCGGGAGGCGGCACGCAACGACAAGGCGCGGCTGGCCATCAGCCCGGCTGGCACTGCCAGCAGCAATGCCAACGCCATGCCTGCAGTGGCCACGGCCAGGGTTTGCAGAGTGGCTTCGTACAGCAATGCGAGAAAGTCGGCATCGTGTGCAGGCGGCCAAAAGGCACTGGTGAAACTGGCGATCTGCTGTCGGTTCTCAGCCTGCAACAGCACCCACGGGTTCAGCTCGCTCAACTGAATGCCTGGCCACAGCACGACAATTGCCAGCAAGGCCAGCAGCAACCGCGGCAGCAGGGCCGGGTCGCGGGTGTCGGCCTTCAGCATCGCGGTATCTGCACGGTCAGGGTCGGCCCCTGGATTGGCGGCGACGCCAGTTGTTCGTTGGCGTACAGCGCATCCAGCATGGGTTGGGTGACCGCATCGGCCCGGCAGTCAAACGCCACCTGCCCCTCGCGGATACCGATCACCCGCGGGAAATGCGCCAGCGCCAGCTCCACGGCATGCAGGCTCGCTACCAGCGTCACGCTATTGGCCTGGGCATGGCGGTTGAGCAAGGCCAGGCTGTGGTCGGCCAGTACCGGGTCCATGGCCGACACCGGCTCATCGGTCAGCAGCACCTGCGGCCGCTGGTACAACGCCCGGGCAATGCCCACGCGCTGCAACTGGCCACCGGACAATTGCCCACACTGCACGAACAGTTTGTCGGCCAGCCCCAGCTCCGCCAAAACCTGCCGTGCCCCGGGTACATCGCCGGGGTACAGCAGGTTGAGCAAGCCGCGCATTACCCCCCACTGCCCCAAGCGGCCGGCCAGTACTGCCGTCACCACCCGCTGGCGTGGCGGCAAGGGCGGCGCCTGGTGCACCAGGCCAACCCGTGCCCGCAGGCGCTGCCGTGCCCGGGCCGACAACGCCCAAGGTTGCTCGCCGAGCAGCTCCAGGCGCCCGCCGCTGGGCTGGATGGCCGTGGCCATCAGGTGCAGCAAGCTCGACTTGCCCGCCCCCGACGGCCCGATGATGGCGACTCGCTCGCCCTGCCCGATACGCAGGCTGACCGCATCAAGCGCGTGGACCTGGCCATGGTGCAGGCTGGCACCGTGCAGATGGATGGCTACATTCGAAGCAGTCACTTGAGCAGGCCGGCCTCGCGTGCGGCTTGCTCGGTGCCCTCGTAGTTCTCAGGCCTGGTTTCGATGAAGCGGCTGGCAGCCTGCAGGTCCAGAATCGCTTTGTGCTCCGGGTTGGCCGGGTCGAGGTCAAGGAAGGCTTTCTTGATCTTCTCCTTCAACGCCGGGTCCATGTTGCCGCGCACGGTCCAGTTGTAGTCGAAGTAAGCAGGCGTGGTGGCAAACACCTTCACCTTGCTGGTATCCACCTTGCCGGCATCCACCAGCTTTTGCCACACGCTGGCGTTGAGCACGCCACCCTCTACCTTGCCGGCCTGTACCCAGGCCACGGTGGCGTCATGGGCGCCGGAATAAGCCACGCGGCTGAAGTACGCTTCAGGCTTGATGTTGTCCTGCTTGAGCATGAAGTAACGCGGCATCAGGCTGCCCGACGTGGACGAAATGGAACCGAAGGCAAACGACTTGCCCTTGAGGTCGGCCAGGCTCTTCACATCGGGGTTGGCAGTAATGAACTTGGAGGTGAATTGCGCGTCCTGCTCACGCTGCACCAGCGGCGTGGCAGTCGGGTCCTTCAGGTGTACCTGGACAAAAGTGAAACCACCCAGCCAGGCCAGGTCCAGGCGGTCGGCGGCCAGCGACTCGACCACCGCCGGGTAGTCGGCTACGGGTACGAACTTCACTTCCATGCCCAGTTGCTTGCCCAGGTACTCACCCAGTGGCTTGAACTTGCGCTGCAGCTCGGTCGGCGCTTCGTCGGGGATGGCGCTGACCCGCAGGGTTTCAGCGGCCTGTACGACAACGGCACAGCAGGACAGCACGAGGCCGGCGGCGAGCGCCAGGGGGCGTTTGAGCATGGGTGTTCTCCGGTTCAATAGCGGGGAAGTGCCGACAAATCCGCCGACATCGGGAATTATAAGAGGCAAGGGCCCAAAGGCCAGCTTTGCTACAATCGCGCAACAATTTGACCTGCTGAGGTACACATGAGCGAGCCGATTCGCCTGACCCAGTACAGCCATGGTGCCGGCTGTGGCTGCAAGATTTCCCCCAAGGTGCTGGACGTGATCCTCGCCGAAAGCGGCACCCAGGCCCTGGACCCTAAACTGTGGGTCGGCAACGCGTCACGCGACGATGCAGCAGTGTACGCGCTGGACGATGAGCGCGGTGTGGTCTCGACCACCGACTTCTTCATGCCGATCGTCGATGACCCGTACGACTTCGGCCGCATCGCCGCCACCAACGCAATCAGCGACATCTACGCCATGGGCGGCGACCCGCTGATGGCCATCGCCATTCTTGGCTGGCCAGTCAACGTGCTGCCACCGGAAGTGGCCCGTGAAGTGATCCGTGGCGGCCGCGCCGTGTGCGCCGAAGCCGGTATCCCGCTGGCGGGTGGCCACTCCATCGACGCCCCCGAGCCAATCTTCGGCCTGGCCGTCACCGGTGTGGTCAGCAAGCGCCACCTCAAGCGCAACGACACCGCCACTGCAGGCTGCCAGCTGTACCTGACCAAGCCACTGGGCATCGGCATCCTCACCACCGCCGAGAAAAAGGCCAAGCTGCGCCCGCAGGACCAGGGCCTGGCCCGCGACTGGATGTGCACCCTCAACACCCCTGGCAGCCGCTTCGGCAAACTCGACGGGGTCAAGGCCATGACCGATGTCACCGGCTTCGGCCTGCTCGGCCACCTGGTCGAGCTGGCCGAAGGCAGCGGCCTCACCGCGCACCTGGACTACACCGCGGTACCGCGCCTGCCCAGTGTCGACCACTACCTGGCCGAGGGCTGCATCCCCGGTGGGACCCTGCGCAACTACGACAGCTACGGGCACAAGATCGGCACCCTCACCGACGACCAGAAGCACCTGCTGTGCGACCCGCAGACCAGCGGTGGCCTGCTGGTGGCCGTTACCCCGGAGGGTGAAACCGACTTCCTCGCCGTGGCTGCCGAACTGGGCCTGCAACTGTCGCCTATCGGCAAGCTGGTCGAGCGACAGAGCCACGCGGTCGAGGTGCTCTGATGCGCCCCGACTGCACCGACTTCCGTCAGCTGTTCCTCGACGACGTGCCGATGATGGACATGCGCGCGCCCGTCGAATTCGCCAAAGGCGCCTTCCCTGGGGTGGTCAACCTGCCGCTGATGAACGACCAGGAGCGGCAGAAGGTCGGCACCTGCTTCAAACAGCAAGGCCAGGCGGCCGCCATCGTCCTGGGTCACCAGCTGGTCAGCGGCGCCACCAAGCAGGCGCGGATGGATGCCTGGGTAGCGTTTGCCCAGGCCCACCCGCAAGGTTACCTGTACTGCTTCCGGGGCGGCCTGCGTTCGCAGATCGTGCAGGGTTGGCTGCACGATGAGGCAGGCATCCAGTACCCGCGTGTCAAAGGTGGCTACAAGGCCATGCGCACCTTCCTGCTGGAAACCACCCAGCAGGCGGTAGCGCAATGCGATTTTGTGCTGGTGGGCGGTTTGACCGGTACCGGCAAGACCGATGTGCTGCACCAGCTGGACAACGTGCTCGACCTGGAAGGCCACGCCAACCATCGCGGTTCCAGCTTTGGCAAACGTGCCACTGCACAACCGGCGCAGATCGATTTCGAAAACCAGCTGGCCATCGATGTGCTGAAAAAGCGCGCCCGCGGCTGGGAGCAGTTCGTGCTGGAAGATGAAGGCCGCATTGTCGGCAGCTGTACGGTGCCACTGGAGTTGTATCAGGGTATGCAGCAGTACCCGCTGGTGTGGCTGGAAGACAGCTTCGCCAACCGCGTGGAGCGCATCTTGCGCGACTACGTGGTCAACCTGAGTGCCGAGTTCATCGGCGTGCATGGTGAGGAGGATGGCCGCCGGTTGTTTGCCGAGCGCATGCTGCAAAGCATGGCCAACATCTGCAAGCGCTTGGGTGGGGAGCGCTATCAGCGGCTTTCGCAGATCCTGCGCCTCGCCCTTGAGGAGCAACAGCGCAGCGGCGCGGTGGACCTGCACCGGGGCTGGATCGAAGGCTTGCTCAACGAGTATTACGACCCGATGTATGCCTACCAGCGTGCAGCCAAGGCAGAGCGTATCGAGTTTGCCGGGAACGCCGTGGAAGTGCGCGAATACCTCAAGGCCCGGGCGCTGCGCGAGCCTCGCCAGTAAAAGCGGGGACGCTTCGCGCCCCATCGCCGGCAAGCCAGCTCCCACAGGTTGAGTGCCATCTTCTGCCTGTGAGCTGTACCTGTGGCAGCTGGCTTGCCGGCGATGAGGCCGGTACAGGCAACCTCACTGCCCGGGGCTGAGCACCCGTTCCAGCTCCGCCGCCCGGTCGCGGGTCATGTCCATCATGCATGACCCTCCCTCCAGCTGCGCCATCGTCCCGCCACTGGCCTGCACATGAAACTGGCAATTGCCATCGCGGTAGGCAAGCCATTTACGCTGCACATCCCGCAAGCTTTTCTGCTGCCCGGCATCCAGCTTGCCCATCAACTGCTTGTACACCCGGTTCAGACGCTGGTCCTGCACGTGTGTCTCGGCCTGGATGCACTCGCTCATGGCCACGGTGCTGGAGGCCTTGTCCATACACTTTCCGTAGGCCGGCGTGTAATCGTCCGCCACCGCCAGCGGCAAAACGCAGGCCATTGCCAGGCCTGTCAGGCAATGCTTGATCATGCAAACCCTCCTTGCGGGTATCAAAACGACTGCGGCTGTTCTGGCGGCATCAGTACCTTGCCTGGGTGGAAGCGCAGCGATGGCATCTGCGTGGCTGAATAAAGCGCCACGCCCAGCGCCGCAATCAACGCCACATCCAGCCAGTTCCAGCCCGGCATGTCGTCGGCGCTACGTGCCTTCCAGCAATGCCAGGCCTGCCCCAGGCAGAACACCCCAATGGCCGCCAGCCACAGATAGAAACCAGCACCAAAACCGGTCAGGTCGTGAAACTCATAGCTCTGGTTGTCCGGCAGGCGGGTGATGCCGAAACTGCTGGCCGCCAGGTACGCCGCCGCCAACCCGGCCAGCAATGCCAGGCGTCGGAACCGCCGATGGGCAAGAATGGCCAGGGCCAGCAGCGGGTTGGCAAACCATTGGTACAAGCCGAAGGGCATGCCCCACGGCCCGTACAGCAACATCTGCAGGGCTGGCATGTGGCGTGCGCCGCTCATCAGCGCGCCATCGAAAAACAGGGCGAGCAGATACAACAGCAGGCTGATGCTCAAGTAGAAAACGGGCAAGGGGCACACCTGGAGGAAACGGGACAGCCTACGACCATAACCCAGGCCCTGCCCCGCTTCCAGACCCTCAATAGGTGCCGCACGGCGACACCATGCGGCGCACGACTATGCAACAGGTGGTTCAAGCAACAACCCGTAGATACCCGAGTCGGACAGCTCACCGGCCACGCACCAGCGCGCCCGCAGGGTGCCTTCCAGCACAAAGCCCTGCCGCTCGAGTGTGCGCGCCGAGCCCTGGTTGCGTGGGTCGATTTCGCCTTCAAGGCGGCGCATGTGCAGGGTGTGGGCGAGGTAATCGATGAAGCAGGTCAATGCCTCGTCCATGTAGCCCCTACCCTGCACGGCACTGGCCAGGCAGTAGCCGATTTCGCCGCGGCGGGACACATCGTCGATATTGAACAGCTGCACCATGCCGATGAGCTCGCCGTTATCACGGCGATACATGCCGAGCTTGAGCTGATCGCCATTGGCATAGGCTTCGCGGTCGGCGGCCAGGGCGCTTTCGGCTTCGGCCAGGTCTTGCCAGGGGGCATGGTGCCAATAACGCATGACCTCGGGGTCGGCCATGATCGCCAGCCATTGCGCAGCATCGGCATGGCGCATGGGGCGCAAGTGCAGACGCGGGCTGTCGAGGCAGAGGTCACTGGGGAAACTGCGGGGTGGGGTCACGCCGGATCTCCTGTCCATTGCTGGGGAGATGACAGTTTAACGTCAAGTGCAGGGTTCAGGCATCCCGGGGCTGCTTTGCAGCCCATCGCCGGCAAGCTCCCACCAGGCCACCACAGAACCTGAGCCTTGTGCAGTACCTATGGGAGCTGGCTTGCCGGCGACAGGGCCAGCCAAGGCGACCATAAAGGGTTCAGGCCACCTCAGCCCCATCATCCGGCCAATGCGGCTCGTTGGCGCCTGGCGGCGTCAGTGGTGGCAGCCCATACGCCGCCCGCGCATCGTCGCAGCTGGGGTTATGCACACCCCCCTCCCACGATGCTTCGAATTCGCGGCAAGGGCTGGAGCGGTTGGCGTAAATGGTACAAGCGACTTCTTTGCCGATCTCGCCTTCAAGGCTGACGCAGCGGCAGGGCTTGGCATCAGTGCCGATCATGGCAACGCGGGTGGGGTTGATCTGTACCACCAGGTCGTCCGGCACAACGCCCCCGGCAGACTGGCATTCGCCCCAGAAGAAAGACACACGGAAGTACCCGCAGCAGGCGCCGCAGTCAAGGCAAGGGTTATATTCAGACATGATGCCACGGAGGGAAGGTTGTTGTTATCGGGGTTGGCCCGCGGCGCCATTCTCAATCGAACCAGGGGCGGCTGGATAGAGGGTACATGCAAAAAAATTTGCCACTGATCCGGCCGCCCGCTTCGTTCAGCGCAATGCTTTGTAGGTGGAGACATCCCAACGCTGCAAGGCAAGCCCTTCGGTCGGGTCATAGTCATCACCACACACCTTGCTGAACTGCGTACGGTCCTCGCCGCAATGCACCAACCGGTCATGCTTTTGACCCTCGGTCAGCACTGTATAGGATTTGACGCGCATGGCTTGGTAC belongs to Pseudomonas putida NBRC 14164 and includes:
- a CDS encoding PhnE/PtxC family ABC transporter permease — translated: MLKADTRDPALLPRLLLALLAIVVLWPGIQLSELNPWVLLQAENRQQIASFTSAFWPPAHDADFLALLYEATLQTLAVATAGMALALLLAVPAGLMASRALSLRAASRGGRAGLWSRLLRLPVRGLLIFLRSVPEIVWALLFVRAVGLGPTAGVLAIAITYSGMLGKVYAEIFESVDQRPAHALLQAGSGRLAAFLYGILPNAASEVVSYTVYRWECAVRASVVMGFVGAGGLGQQIDLSMRMFDGAQVASMLLTFLLLVMLADLLSRLLRWRLA
- a CDS encoding type II toxin-antitoxin system RelE/ParE family toxin — protein: MFLVEQTESFAACLSSLRDLRARLAIGRRLERAAGGNLGDFKWLGGDIGELRIDVAAGYRVYFTQKGERLVLLLVGGDKSTQAADILKARKLLKEMK
- a CDS encoding bleomycin resistance protein; protein product: MFKLNPLVPELIVSDLPRSLAFYCGVLGFKIEYDRPEEHFAFLSFGGSQLMLEQDWQSESPWRVGPLEPPYGRGINLSIECADALSLVASLGVAGHSIRKPIEECWYRQGGMLVGQRNFLVQDPDGYLLRFAEDLGVRSA
- a CDS encoding addiction module antidote protein, whose protein sequence is MSEKLIPFDMAALLSSDEAISEYLSQVLSDGDTEEIIRALGHIARARGMTHIATESGLGRESLYKALSPGAKPRFDTVLRVIRALGVDLLVQPQAMTR
- a CDS encoding GNAT family N-acetyltransferase, with amino-acid sequence MHLTHRPIRPEDIPVICSFPQNPDELFYMFPKATYPLTPNQLSDAIAQRSGSTVVEGNGAVLAFANFYKAEHGGVCALGNVVVAPSARCFGVARYLVAAMIDLARQQYSAREVWVSCFNHNTAGLLLYPQLGFTPFGIEERQAWDGTRVALVQMKQIVT
- a CDS encoding NAD(P)/FAD-dependent oxidoreductase, whose translation is MGMTRRKFLIGGGVVAIAGGAGILTPLLTREGRLIPGKPRFGFVEGTEGALPKQADVVVVGAGILGLMTAINLVERGLSVVVVEKGDIAGEQSCRFYGQVMTYKMPDATFQLHHLAKQRWREMNAKVGADTSYRTQGRVEVPFDEEDLESVRKWIDVKSREVAADNPFKTRIIQGNELEQRLRGASSSWKIAGFEEDSGSLDAERASFVMAEYAKKMGVRIYTHCAARGLETQAGVISDVVTEKGAISTSRVVVAGGAWSRLFMQNLGVDVPTLPAYQSQQIISAAPRAPGGNVALPGNIYFREQADGTYATSPRVVVAPVVKESFMYGYKYLPLLAIPDFPVHISLNKQLIDSFTQPTQWRLDEVSPFEKNRLMTAAPDIPELDASLEKLKVEFPAFQDAKLIDQWSGAMAIAPDENPIISQVNEYPGLVINTATGWGMTESPVSSELTADLLLGKAPVLDPKPFSLYRF
- a CDS encoding trypsin-like peptidase domain-containing protein; translated protein: MLLSGCNGVPTSYVSDPVYSQAFVVTSGAPLPMLLMASAIQWNEDYAVTAKHTPFLRNVVHEGLGDVVFFKHKASSVPHWRQYVPGEAVTAVGFNSFMMPMQGKGHALPSLVRLEGTPGSVFYSVHDGPITKGMSGGPVFADDGKVVGINVAIIPTSEIDAGKRPDLAGKDRISVFMSFSEIDKEWRRYQYLLAHKAKPQAPASVKGYVAVAAKP
- a CDS encoding bestrophin family protein is translated as MKDIITRKYRLAVKTIGYIGWSLFWLLIWDVLVTIDFMLFFNSKFTLPLIPLTLLGSALVVLVSFRNSSAYNRWWEARTLWGALVNGSRSFARQTLTLIDDPDDGLNPVKATLLRRHIAYVNCLAAHLKGERCPDELMAFIPPAEFERRNRSNNFANDILGGSAALLAREYQAGRLDSIRLARLESTLVDLSNAQGGMERIANTPLPYPYVYFPRLFITLFCLIVPVGLVESLGWFTPLASTVVGFMLLAIERIGTDLQSPFRFSEHQIQMDTICETIERNLESMQREAQCAEAVNA
- the phnE gene encoding phosphonate ABC transporter, permease protein PhnE; the protein is MNRAINLLLLGAIAVAVVASFAYLELDLRALVGNGGLGQMGEYAGRFLHPDLSADHLKAVWRGALETLAMSGLGTLLAMVLGMLLALPAAGRFGWPLQGAARLLLNALRAIPELVWAALTVLAAGLGPNAGTLALALHTAGVLGRLFAEALENAPPEPAAAIRLQGGSQVAAFCFGTLPNLWPQLLAYSLYRWENNIRMASVLGFVGAGGLGQMLYTTLSLFQEAQASTVIIGMLVLVLLVDVLSDVLRQRYVRA